In one window of Gossypium hirsutum isolate 1008001.06 chromosome A01, Gossypium_hirsutum_v2.1, whole genome shotgun sequence DNA:
- the LOC121230457 gene encoding mitochondrial import inner membrane translocase subunit TIM14-3, whose amino-acid sequence MQRQSRDSTEMVAPLIAGIAVAAAAYAGRYSIRAWQAFKARPPTARVRRFYEGGFQPSMTRREAALILGVRESTPAEKIKEAHRRVMVANHPDAGGSHYLASKINEAKDMMMRRNKGGSGSAF is encoded by the exons ATGCAACGACAATCCAGAGATAGCACAGAAATG gttGCTCCTTTAATAGCCGGAATCGCGGTGGCGGCGGCTGCTTATGCGGGGAGATATAGTATTAGGGCTTGGCAGGCGTTTAAGGCAAGACCGCCGACGGCTAGGGTTCGAAGATTTTATGAAGGTGGGTTTCAGCCTAGTATGACACGGAGAGAAGCCGCTCTTATTCTCGGTGTAAG AGAAAGTACTCCGGCGGAAAAGATTAAGGAGGCACATAGGAGGGTGATGGTTGCGAATCATCCCGATGCCGGTGGAAGCCATTACCTTGCATCGAAGATCAACGAAGCGAAAGATATGATGATGAGGAGAAACAAAGGTGGCAGTGGCTCAGCATTTTGA
- the LOC121202837 gene encoding uncharacterized protein isoform X1, with translation MATTTPVSQNQRKRSLEEALERRFAVAKAELLQEQKKNKMTLAEEDGKEISSTKAPIAPSSNLSLKKGNFPFSGPSSSQDVEENGEVYSKLSEPMHENLLPADSKFSNKKGSMADKILHELLQGGDSAQKYMQGSRSIKFENWILLDNFVKGRLMSTGSQIRALKNLSKRSKRHMSMKQLKKSGVFELPQAMQKFDTFKPMHEMWKGYMNQLLKTSGKNQLAQCLIGADLHGALILVAECKVTSFTGVSGIMIRETAETFGLITQDNKFRVVPKKLSIFIFQVDCWKITLQGDKLTSRNSGISSATSWNPTSSEKNQPTWTLKSSPLLRRLKEWWSSCQHSQQKMGGILSSLFAYTKAFGPSLISSKASY, from the exons ATGGCGACAACAACCCCGGTTAGTCAAAATCAAAGAAAGCGAAGTTTAGAAGAAGCATTGGAACGAAGGTTTGCTGTTGCTAAAGCCGAGCTTCTTCAAGAacagaagaaaaacaaaatgacATTGGCTGAAGAAGATGGAAAAGAAATTTCTAGCACTAAAGCACCCATTGCTCCTTCCTCCAATTTGTCATTGAAGAAAG gaaattttcccttctcggGTCCCTCTAGTTCACAAG ATGTTGAAGAAAATGGTGAAGTATATTCCAAGCTATCAGAACCTATGCATGAGAATTTGTTACCAGCTGATTCCAAG TTTTCCAACAAAAAAGGAAGCATGGCAGATAAGATATTGCATGAACTTCTTCAAGGTGGTGATTCAGCTCAGAAATATATGCAAGGATCTAGAAGTATCAAATTCGAAAATTGGATCCTCCTTGATAATTTCGTGAAAGGTCGACTTATGTCTACCGGTTCTCAAATCAGGGCTTTGAAGAACCTCTCTAAGCGCTCTAAAAGACATATGTCGATGAAGCAGCTTAAGAAGTCTGGAGTATTTGAGCTGCCTCAAGCTATGCAAAA GTTTGATACATTTAAACCAATGCATGAAATGTGGAAAGGCTACATGAATCAACTTCTAAAAACTAGTGG GAAAAATCAGTTGGCTCAATGTCTTATTGGTGCGGATTTACATGGTGCTCTCATTCTAG TGGCCGAGTGCAAGGTAACTAGTTTCACTGGAGTGAGTGGTATTATGATTCGTGAGACTGCGGAAACATTTGGTCTAATAACCCAGGACAATAAATTCCGAG TTGTCCCCAAAAAGTTATCTATCTTCATATTCCAAGTTGATTGTTGGAAAATTACATTACAAGGCGATAAACTCACTTCAAGAAACTCGG GTATAAGCTCAGCGACCTCTTGGAACCCTACTTCAAGTGAAAAGAACCAGCCAACGTGG ACATTGAAGAGCTCTCCTCTGCTGAGGCGATTGAAAGAGTGGTGGAGTTCATGTCAACACTCCCAACAGAAAATGGGTGGAATTCTTTCCAGCCTCTTCGCTTATACGAAGGCTTTTGGACCTTCCCTCATTTCCTCGAAAGCATCATATTAG
- the LOC121202837 gene encoding uncharacterized protein isoform X6 gives MATTTPVSQNQRKRSLEEALERRFAVAKAELLQEQKKNKMTLAEEDGKEISSTKAPIAPSSNLSLKKGNFPFSGPSSSQDVEENGEVYSKLSEPMHENLLPADSKFSNKKGSMADKILHELLQGGDSAQKYMQGSRSIKFENWILLDNFVKGRLMSTGSQIRALKNLSKRSKRHMSMKQLKKSGVFELPQAMQKFDTFKPMHEMWKGYMNQLLKTSGKNQLAQCLIGADLHGALILVAECKVTSFTGVSGIMIRETAETFGLITQDNKFRVVPKKLSIFIFQVDCWKITLQGDKLTSRNSEYTRRREISRYKLSDLLEPYFK, from the exons ATGGCGACAACAACCCCGGTTAGTCAAAATCAAAGAAAGCGAAGTTTAGAAGAAGCATTGGAACGAAGGTTTGCTGTTGCTAAAGCCGAGCTTCTTCAAGAacagaagaaaaacaaaatgacATTGGCTGAAGAAGATGGAAAAGAAATTTCTAGCACTAAAGCACCCATTGCTCCTTCCTCCAATTTGTCATTGAAGAAAG gaaattttcccttctcggGTCCCTCTAGTTCACAAG ATGTTGAAGAAAATGGTGAAGTATATTCCAAGCTATCAGAACCTATGCATGAGAATTTGTTACCAGCTGATTCCAAG TTTTCCAACAAAAAAGGAAGCATGGCAGATAAGATATTGCATGAACTTCTTCAAGGTGGTGATTCAGCTCAGAAATATATGCAAGGATCTAGAAGTATCAAATTCGAAAATTGGATCCTCCTTGATAATTTCGTGAAAGGTCGACTTATGTCTACCGGTTCTCAAATCAGGGCTTTGAAGAACCTCTCTAAGCGCTCTAAAAGACATATGTCGATGAAGCAGCTTAAGAAGTCTGGAGTATTTGAGCTGCCTCAAGCTATGCAAAA GTTTGATACATTTAAACCAATGCATGAAATGTGGAAAGGCTACATGAATCAACTTCTAAAAACTAGTGG GAAAAATCAGTTGGCTCAATGTCTTATTGGTGCGGATTTACATGGTGCTCTCATTCTAG TGGCCGAGTGCAAGGTAACTAGTTTCACTGGAGTGAGTGGTATTATGATTCGTGAGACTGCGGAAACATTTGGTCTAATAACCCAGGACAATAAATTCCGAG TTGTCCCCAAAAAGTTATCTATCTTCATATTCCAAGTTGATTGTTGGAAAATTACATTACAAGGCGATAAACTCACTTCAAGAAACTCGG AATATACCAGAAGAAGAGAGATATCAAG GTATAAGCTCAGCGACCTCTTGGAACCCTACTTCAAGTGA
- the LOC121202837 gene encoding uncharacterized protein isoform X8, with protein MATTTPVSQNQRKRSLEEALERRFAVAKAELLQEQKKNKMTLAEEDGKEISSTKAPIAPSSNLSLKKGNFPFSGPSSSQDVEENGEVYSKLSEPMHENLLPADSKFSNKKGSMADKILHELLQGGDSAQKYMQGSRSIKFENWILLDNFVKGRLMSTGSQIRALKNLSKRSKRHMSMKQLKKSGVFELPQAMQKFDTFKPMHEMWKGYMNQLLKTSGKNQLAQCLIGADLHGALILVAECKVTSFTGVSGIMIRETAETFGLITQDNKFRVVPKKLSIFIFQVDCWKITLQGDKLTSRNSGK; from the exons ATGGCGACAACAACCCCGGTTAGTCAAAATCAAAGAAAGCGAAGTTTAGAAGAAGCATTGGAACGAAGGTTTGCTGTTGCTAAAGCCGAGCTTCTTCAAGAacagaagaaaaacaaaatgacATTGGCTGAAGAAGATGGAAAAGAAATTTCTAGCACTAAAGCACCCATTGCTCCTTCCTCCAATTTGTCATTGAAGAAAG gaaattttcccttctcggGTCCCTCTAGTTCACAAG ATGTTGAAGAAAATGGTGAAGTATATTCCAAGCTATCAGAACCTATGCATGAGAATTTGTTACCAGCTGATTCCAAG TTTTCCAACAAAAAAGGAAGCATGGCAGATAAGATATTGCATGAACTTCTTCAAGGTGGTGATTCAGCTCAGAAATATATGCAAGGATCTAGAAGTATCAAATTCGAAAATTGGATCCTCCTTGATAATTTCGTGAAAGGTCGACTTATGTCTACCGGTTCTCAAATCAGGGCTTTGAAGAACCTCTCTAAGCGCTCTAAAAGACATATGTCGATGAAGCAGCTTAAGAAGTCTGGAGTATTTGAGCTGCCTCAAGCTATGCAAAA GTTTGATACATTTAAACCAATGCATGAAATGTGGAAAGGCTACATGAATCAACTTCTAAAAACTAGTGG GAAAAATCAGTTGGCTCAATGTCTTATTGGTGCGGATTTACATGGTGCTCTCATTCTAG TGGCCGAGTGCAAGGTAACTAGTTTCACTGGAGTGAGTGGTATTATGATTCGTGAGACTGCGGAAACATTTGGTCTAATAACCCAGGACAATAAATTCCGAG TTGTCCCCAAAAAGTTATCTATCTTCATATTCCAAGTTGATTGTTGGAAAATTACATTACAAGGCGATAAACTCACTTCAAGAAACTCGG GTAAATGA
- the LOC121202837 gene encoding uncharacterized protein isoform X7, which yields MATTTPVSQNQRKRSLEEALERRFAVAKAELLQEQKKNKMTLAEEDGKEISSTKAPIAPSSNLSLKKGNFPFSGPSSSQDVEENGEVYSKLSEPMHENLLPADSKFSNKKGSMADKILHELLQGGDSAQKYMQGSRSIKFENWILLDNFVKGRLMSTGSQIRALKNLSKRSKRHMSMKQLKKSGVFELPQAMQKFDTFKPMHEMWKGYMNQLLKTSGKNQLAQCLIGADLHGALILVAECKVTSFTGVSGIMIRETAETFGLITQDNKFRVVPKKLSIFIFQVDCWKITLQGDKLTSRNSEYTRRREISR from the exons ATGGCGACAACAACCCCGGTTAGTCAAAATCAAAGAAAGCGAAGTTTAGAAGAAGCATTGGAACGAAGGTTTGCTGTTGCTAAAGCCGAGCTTCTTCAAGAacagaagaaaaacaaaatgacATTGGCTGAAGAAGATGGAAAAGAAATTTCTAGCACTAAAGCACCCATTGCTCCTTCCTCCAATTTGTCATTGAAGAAAG gaaattttcccttctcggGTCCCTCTAGTTCACAAG ATGTTGAAGAAAATGGTGAAGTATATTCCAAGCTATCAGAACCTATGCATGAGAATTTGTTACCAGCTGATTCCAAG TTTTCCAACAAAAAAGGAAGCATGGCAGATAAGATATTGCATGAACTTCTTCAAGGTGGTGATTCAGCTCAGAAATATATGCAAGGATCTAGAAGTATCAAATTCGAAAATTGGATCCTCCTTGATAATTTCGTGAAAGGTCGACTTATGTCTACCGGTTCTCAAATCAGGGCTTTGAAGAACCTCTCTAAGCGCTCTAAAAGACATATGTCGATGAAGCAGCTTAAGAAGTCTGGAGTATTTGAGCTGCCTCAAGCTATGCAAAA GTTTGATACATTTAAACCAATGCATGAAATGTGGAAAGGCTACATGAATCAACTTCTAAAAACTAGTGG GAAAAATCAGTTGGCTCAATGTCTTATTGGTGCGGATTTACATGGTGCTCTCATTCTAG TGGCCGAGTGCAAGGTAACTAGTTTCACTGGAGTGAGTGGTATTATGATTCGTGAGACTGCGGAAACATTTGGTCTAATAACCCAGGACAATAAATTCCGAG TTGTCCCCAAAAAGTTATCTATCTTCATATTCCAAGTTGATTGTTGGAAAATTACATTACAAGGCGATAAACTCACTTCAAGAAACTCGG AATATACCAGAAGAAGAGAGATATCAAG GTAA
- the LOC121202837 gene encoding uncharacterized protein isoform X4, protein MATTTPVSQNQRKRSLEEALERRFAVAKAELLQEQKKNKMTLAEEDGKEISSTKAPIAPSSNLSLKKGNFPFSGPSSSQDVEENGEVYSKLSEPMHENLLPADSKFSNKKGSMADKILHELLQGGDSAQKYMQGSRSIKFENWILLDNFVKGRLMSTGSQIRALKNLSKRSKRHMSMKQLKKSGVFELPQAMQKFDTFKPMHEMWKGYMNQLLKTSGKNQLAQCLIGADLHGALILVAECKVTSFTGVSGIMIRETAETFGLITQDNKFRVVPKKLSIFIFQVDCWKITLQGDKLTSRNSEYTRRREISRYSSFTIRKFSECCVFAHFLQEIESNC, encoded by the exons ATGGCGACAACAACCCCGGTTAGTCAAAATCAAAGAAAGCGAAGTTTAGAAGAAGCATTGGAACGAAGGTTTGCTGTTGCTAAAGCCGAGCTTCTTCAAGAacagaagaaaaacaaaatgacATTGGCTGAAGAAGATGGAAAAGAAATTTCTAGCACTAAAGCACCCATTGCTCCTTCCTCCAATTTGTCATTGAAGAAAG gaaattttcccttctcggGTCCCTCTAGTTCACAAG ATGTTGAAGAAAATGGTGAAGTATATTCCAAGCTATCAGAACCTATGCATGAGAATTTGTTACCAGCTGATTCCAAG TTTTCCAACAAAAAAGGAAGCATGGCAGATAAGATATTGCATGAACTTCTTCAAGGTGGTGATTCAGCTCAGAAATATATGCAAGGATCTAGAAGTATCAAATTCGAAAATTGGATCCTCCTTGATAATTTCGTGAAAGGTCGACTTATGTCTACCGGTTCTCAAATCAGGGCTTTGAAGAACCTCTCTAAGCGCTCTAAAAGACATATGTCGATGAAGCAGCTTAAGAAGTCTGGAGTATTTGAGCTGCCTCAAGCTATGCAAAA GTTTGATACATTTAAACCAATGCATGAAATGTGGAAAGGCTACATGAATCAACTTCTAAAAACTAGTGG GAAAAATCAGTTGGCTCAATGTCTTATTGGTGCGGATTTACATGGTGCTCTCATTCTAG TGGCCGAGTGCAAGGTAACTAGTTTCACTGGAGTGAGTGGTATTATGATTCGTGAGACTGCGGAAACATTTGGTCTAATAACCCAGGACAATAAATTCCGAG TTGTCCCCAAAAAGTTATCTATCTTCATATTCCAAGTTGATTGTTGGAAAATTACATTACAAGGCGATAAACTCACTTCAAGAAACTCGG AATATACCAGAAGAAGAGAGATATCAAGGTATAGTTCCTTTACAATTAGAAAATTTAGCGAATGCTGTGTTTTTGCCCATTTCCTTCAAGAAATAGAATCAAATTGCTAA
- the LOC121202837 gene encoding uncharacterized protein isoform X5: MATTTPVSQNQRKRSLEEALERRFAVAKAELLQEQKKNKMTLAEEDGKEISSTKAPIAPSSNLSLKKGNFPFSGPSSSQDVEENGEVYSKLSEPMHENLLPADSKFSNKKGSMADKILHELLQGGDSAQKYMQGSRSIKFENWILLDNFVKGRLMSTGSQIRALKNLSKRSKRHMSMKQLKKSGVFELPQAMQKFDTFKPMHEMWKGYMNQLLKTSGKNQLAQCLIGADLHGALILVAECKVTSFTGVSGIMIRETAETFGLITQDNKFRVVPKKLSIFIFQVDCWKITLQGDKLTSRNSEYTRRREISSSVIIQILCECLVGT, from the exons ATGGCGACAACAACCCCGGTTAGTCAAAATCAAAGAAAGCGAAGTTTAGAAGAAGCATTGGAACGAAGGTTTGCTGTTGCTAAAGCCGAGCTTCTTCAAGAacagaagaaaaacaaaatgacATTGGCTGAAGAAGATGGAAAAGAAATTTCTAGCACTAAAGCACCCATTGCTCCTTCCTCCAATTTGTCATTGAAGAAAG gaaattttcccttctcggGTCCCTCTAGTTCACAAG ATGTTGAAGAAAATGGTGAAGTATATTCCAAGCTATCAGAACCTATGCATGAGAATTTGTTACCAGCTGATTCCAAG TTTTCCAACAAAAAAGGAAGCATGGCAGATAAGATATTGCATGAACTTCTTCAAGGTGGTGATTCAGCTCAGAAATATATGCAAGGATCTAGAAGTATCAAATTCGAAAATTGGATCCTCCTTGATAATTTCGTGAAAGGTCGACTTATGTCTACCGGTTCTCAAATCAGGGCTTTGAAGAACCTCTCTAAGCGCTCTAAAAGACATATGTCGATGAAGCAGCTTAAGAAGTCTGGAGTATTTGAGCTGCCTCAAGCTATGCAAAA GTTTGATACATTTAAACCAATGCATGAAATGTGGAAAGGCTACATGAATCAACTTCTAAAAACTAGTGG GAAAAATCAGTTGGCTCAATGTCTTATTGGTGCGGATTTACATGGTGCTCTCATTCTAG TGGCCGAGTGCAAGGTAACTAGTTTCACTGGAGTGAGTGGTATTATGATTCGTGAGACTGCGGAAACATTTGGTCTAATAACCCAGGACAATAAATTCCGAG TTGTCCCCAAAAAGTTATCTATCTTCATATTCCAAGTTGATTGTTGGAAAATTACATTACAAGGCGATAAACTCACTTCAAGAAACTCGG AATATACCAGAAGAAGAGAGATATCAAG CAGTGTCATCATTCAAATTTTATGCGAATGCTTGGTTGGAACTTGA
- the LOC121230456 gene encoding protein IQ-DOMAIN 1: protein MGKKVKWLSSLKKAFNPESKEKKNQILDKQVHLGPSSSNAAAPTLETVNLSPPPQPEDEKIIKPETVAEATDDDVVVAPAVPTPAAVTVVQRRLNIDSRFAGKSMEEVAAIKIQTAFRVYMAKRALCALRGLVRLKSLMEGPAVKRQVTSTLRCMQTLSRVQCQIRMRRIRMTEENQALQRQILQKHAKELVNLQMGEDWDDSLQSKEQIEASLLSKHEAAMRRERAMAYSFTHQQTWKNGSKSMNPLFMDMNNLTWGWSWLERWMAARPWEGRGVTGKEPNNDQSSVKSAHFEGEISKAYARYQLNLDNKQSPKSSQKPNRTSSHLSPSPKPPSTPSPKLKSASPSGSIIAQDDDTRSIVSAQSERNRRHSIAGSLVRDDESLASSPSLPSYMVPTKSARAKTRLQSPLGLEANGTPDKGPIMSTKKRLLYPPSPAKPRRHSGPPRVDTSIITNTKIGAVNGGVI, encoded by the exons ATTTTGGATAAGCAAGTGCATTTGGGTCCTAGTAGTTCTAATGCGGCTGCACCCACATTAGAAACTGTTAATTTGTCCCCTCCACCTCAGCCGGAAGATGAGAAAATAATCAAACCCGAGACGGTTGCTGAAGCTACCGATGATGATGTTGTTGTTGCTCCAGCTGTTCCGACCCCGGCTGCTGTTACGGTCGTTCAACGCCGACTTAATATAGACTCTCGGTTTGCTGGAAAATCTATGGAGGAAGTTGCAGCGATCAAAATTCAGACAGCTTTTCGAGTTTACATG GCGAAAAGAGCATTGTGTGCTTTACGAGGACTTGTGAGGCTGAAATCGTTAATGGAAGGACCTGCGGTGAAACGGCAAGTGACGAGTACCCTTCGTTGTATGCAAACACTTTCTCGTGTGCAGTGTCAGATTCGGATGAGGAGAATCCGTATGACCGAAGAAAATCAAGCTCTTCAGAGACAAATCTTGCAGAAACATGCGAAAGAGCTTGTGAATTTGCAG ATGGGGGAAGATTGGGACGATAGCTTGCAATCGAAGGAACAAATCGAAGCGAGCTTATTGAGCAAACACGAGGCTGCAATGAGACGAGAAAGGGCAATGGCTTATTCATTTACTCATCAG CAAACTTGGAAGAACGGTTCGAAATCTATGAATCCGTTATTCATGGATATGAACAACCTGACGTGGGGTTGGAGTTGGTTAGAACGATGGATGGCAGCTCGACCATGGGAAGGACGTGGCGTGACGGGAAAGGAACCGAACAACGACCAGTCATCGGTAAAGAGTGCACATTTCGAAGGAGAAATCAGCAAAGCTTACGCTCGTTACCAACTCAATTTGGATAATAAACAATCCCCGAAATCGAGCCAAAAGCCTAACCGAACATCAAGTCACCTATCCCCTTCTCCGAAACCACCTTCCACACCATCCCCAAAGCTGAAGTCCGCAAGCCCTAGCGGCAGTATCATTGCCCAGGACGACGACACAAGAAGCATAGTCAGCGCGCAATCCGAACGGAACCGAAGACACAGCATTGCCGGCTCATTGGTGCGTGACGACGAGAGCTTAGCAAGCTCGCCGTCACTTCCGAGTTATATGGTACCAACTAAATCGGCAAGAGCCAAAACCAGGTTGCAAAGTCCCTTGGGACTAGAAGCAAATGGTACACCCGACAAAGGACCGATCATGTCGACCAAAAAACGACTCTTGTATCCACCTTCACCGGCCAAACCGAGGCGGCACTCTGGTCCACCGAGAGTCGATACCAGCATTATTACTAATACAAAAATTGGTGCGGTGAATGGTGGTGTCATTTAA
- the LOC121202837 gene encoding uncharacterized protein isoform X3 — MATTTPVSQNQRKRSLEEALERRFAVAKAELLQEQKKNKMTLAEEDGKEISSTKAPIAPSSNLSLKKGNFPFSGPSSSQDVEENGEVYSKLSEPMHENLLPADSKFSNKKGSMADKILHELLQGGDSAQKYMQGSRSIKFENWILLDNFVKGRLMSTGSQIRALKNLSKRSKRHMSMKQLKKSGVFELPQAMQKFDTFKPMHEMWKGYMNQLLKTSGKNQLAQCLIGADLHGALILVAECKVTSFTGVSGIMIRETAETFGLITQDNKFRVVPKKLSIFIFQVDCWKITLQGDKLTSRNSAVSSFKFYANAWLELESRSKHPTILINSILLSAYVYITFLP; from the exons ATGGCGACAACAACCCCGGTTAGTCAAAATCAAAGAAAGCGAAGTTTAGAAGAAGCATTGGAACGAAGGTTTGCTGTTGCTAAAGCCGAGCTTCTTCAAGAacagaagaaaaacaaaatgacATTGGCTGAAGAAGATGGAAAAGAAATTTCTAGCACTAAAGCACCCATTGCTCCTTCCTCCAATTTGTCATTGAAGAAAG gaaattttcccttctcggGTCCCTCTAGTTCACAAG ATGTTGAAGAAAATGGTGAAGTATATTCCAAGCTATCAGAACCTATGCATGAGAATTTGTTACCAGCTGATTCCAAG TTTTCCAACAAAAAAGGAAGCATGGCAGATAAGATATTGCATGAACTTCTTCAAGGTGGTGATTCAGCTCAGAAATATATGCAAGGATCTAGAAGTATCAAATTCGAAAATTGGATCCTCCTTGATAATTTCGTGAAAGGTCGACTTATGTCTACCGGTTCTCAAATCAGGGCTTTGAAGAACCTCTCTAAGCGCTCTAAAAGACATATGTCGATGAAGCAGCTTAAGAAGTCTGGAGTATTTGAGCTGCCTCAAGCTATGCAAAA GTTTGATACATTTAAACCAATGCATGAAATGTGGAAAGGCTACATGAATCAACTTCTAAAAACTAGTGG GAAAAATCAGTTGGCTCAATGTCTTATTGGTGCGGATTTACATGGTGCTCTCATTCTAG TGGCCGAGTGCAAGGTAACTAGTTTCACTGGAGTGAGTGGTATTATGATTCGTGAGACTGCGGAAACATTTGGTCTAATAACCCAGGACAATAAATTCCGAG TTGTCCCCAAAAAGTTATCTATCTTCATATTCCAAGTTGATTGTTGGAAAATTACATTACAAGGCGATAAACTCACTTCAAGAAACTCGG CAGTGTCATCATTCAAATTTTATGCGAATGCTTGGTTGGAACTTGAAAGCAGGAGCAAACACCccacaattttaattaattccattTTACTATCTGCGTATGTATATATTACATTCCTGCCTTGA
- the LOC121202837 gene encoding uncharacterized protein isoform X2: MATTTPVSQNQRKRSLEEALERRFAVAKAELLQEQKKNKMTLAEEDGKEISSTKAPIAPSSNLSLKKGNFPFSGPSSSQDVEENGEVYSKLSEPMHENLLPADSKFSNKKGSMADKILHELLQGGDSAQKYMQGSRSIKFENWILLDNFVKGRLMSTGSQIRALKNLSKRSKRHMSMKQLKKSGVFELPQAMQKFDTFKPMHEMWKGYMNQLLKTSGKNQLAQCLIGADLHGALILVAECKVTSFTGVSGIMIRETAETFGLITQDNKFRVVPKKLSIFIFQVDCWKITLQGDKLTSRNSGISSATSWNPTSSEKNQPTWTLMSFPLLRPLKEWWSSCQHSQQKMGGILSQHYE, encoded by the exons ATGGCGACAACAACCCCGGTTAGTCAAAATCAAAGAAAGCGAAGTTTAGAAGAAGCATTGGAACGAAGGTTTGCTGTTGCTAAAGCCGAGCTTCTTCAAGAacagaagaaaaacaaaatgacATTGGCTGAAGAAGATGGAAAAGAAATTTCTAGCACTAAAGCACCCATTGCTCCTTCCTCCAATTTGTCATTGAAGAAAG gaaattttcccttctcggGTCCCTCTAGTTCACAAG ATGTTGAAGAAAATGGTGAAGTATATTCCAAGCTATCAGAACCTATGCATGAGAATTTGTTACCAGCTGATTCCAAG TTTTCCAACAAAAAAGGAAGCATGGCAGATAAGATATTGCATGAACTTCTTCAAGGTGGTGATTCAGCTCAGAAATATATGCAAGGATCTAGAAGTATCAAATTCGAAAATTGGATCCTCCTTGATAATTTCGTGAAAGGTCGACTTATGTCTACCGGTTCTCAAATCAGGGCTTTGAAGAACCTCTCTAAGCGCTCTAAAAGACATATGTCGATGAAGCAGCTTAAGAAGTCTGGAGTATTTGAGCTGCCTCAAGCTATGCAAAA GTTTGATACATTTAAACCAATGCATGAAATGTGGAAAGGCTACATGAATCAACTTCTAAAAACTAGTGG GAAAAATCAGTTGGCTCAATGTCTTATTGGTGCGGATTTACATGGTGCTCTCATTCTAG TGGCCGAGTGCAAGGTAACTAGTTTCACTGGAGTGAGTGGTATTATGATTCGTGAGACTGCGGAAACATTTGGTCTAATAACCCAGGACAATAAATTCCGAG TTGTCCCCAAAAAGTTATCTATCTTCATATTCCAAGTTGATTGTTGGAAAATTACATTACAAGGCGATAAACTCACTTCAAGAAACTCGG GTATAAGCTCAGCGACCTCTTGGAACCCTACTTCAAGTGAAAAGAACCAGCCAACGTGG ACATTGATGAGCTTTCCTCTGCTGAGGCCATTGAAAGAGTGGTGGAGTTCATGTCAACACTCCCAACAGAAAATGGGTGGAATTCTTTCCCAACACTATGAGTAA
- the LOC121218984 gene encoding cytosolic sulfotransferase 17, translated as MVGFEYKPDVRQPGIPLIPTHAPYHCLPKSVLGSDDVKVVYICRDPKDAFVSMFHFAANRRPKENEHIAIEEAFELFCLGRSVFGPAWDHILGYWKASQERPEKVMFLKYEELMNDSELYVKKLAEFIGYPFSFEEEQGGVVKKLIDLCSFENLSNLDVNKTGKRHEDDDEATNKTFFRKGKVGDWQNHLTPEMANRLDNIVEQKLSGTGLSFELNNGSS; from the coding sequence ATGGTCGGGTTTGAATATAAACCAGACGTCCGTCAACCAGGTATCCCACTCATACCCACCCATGCACCTTACCATTGTTTGCCCAAATCTGTTTTGGGTTCCGATGATGTTAAAGTTGTTTACATTTGTCGGGACCCGAAAGATGCGTTCGTTTCCATGTTTCACTTTGCAGCCAACCGAAGGCCTAAGGAAAACGAACACATTGCGATAGAGGAGGCTTTTGAGCTTTTCTGTCTAGGGAGGTCTGTTTTTGGACCGGCTTGGGATCATATTCTGGGTTATTGGAAAGCTAGTCAAGAACGACCGGAAAAGGTAATGTTTTTGAAATACGAAGAATTGATGAATGATAGTGAGTTGTATGTGAAAAAATTGGCTGAGTTTATAGGGTACCCTTTTAGCTTTGAAGAAGAACAAGGTGGGGTAGTGAAGAAACTAATAGATTTATGCAGTTTTGAGAACTTGAGTAATTTAGACGTGAACAAGACGGGAAAACGACATGAAGACGACGATGAGGCAACGAACAAGACGTTCTTCAGAAAAGGCAAGGTTGGGGATTGGCAAAACCATCTTACACCCGAGATGGCTAATCGGCTCGACAATATAGTGGAGCAAAAACTGAGTGGAACCGGTTTGAGTTTCGAACTCAACAATGGATCATCTTGA